In Cellvibrio polysaccharolyticus, a genomic segment contains:
- a CDS encoding carboxymuconolactone decarboxylase family protein, whose product MIALIQSSTLSHRDRILIALGALVQKGSAGQLRSHLVFARDQGFSECEINEAIMQLVIHSELEQVMSAISIARDVFQNS is encoded by the coding sequence ATGATCGCTCTAATCCAAAGCTCAACACTTTCCCACCGCGACCGCATCCTTATTGCCCTTGGCGCGCTGGTGCAAAAAGGATCTGCCGGGCAACTTCGCTCGCATCTGGTTTTTGCACGCGATCAGGGTTTCAGCGAGTGTGAAATCAACGAAGCCATTATGCAGTTGGTGATCCATTCGGAGCTGGAACAGGTTATGTCAGCCATCTCCATCGCCAGAGATGTTTTTCAAAACTCTTGA